A part of Capsicum annuum cultivar UCD-10X-F1 chromosome 6, UCD10Xv1.1, whole genome shotgun sequence genomic DNA contains:
- the LOC107874326 gene encoding SKP1-like protein 1A, which produces MDSCPNFSLGLSQLDSKKQDIPVGFVPGTFDFEESNFAENRSNYQNDLTIMKKLKEAASSRLKKSSSKAASKKKFDDSGQPRLSKVANYLNIKILLVLTCQTVADMIKGKTSEEICKTFNIKNDFTPAEEEEAMRENAWAFE; this is translated from the exons ATGGATTCTTGTCCTaactttagtttaggacttagtcagttagatTCTAAAAAACAAGATATCCCCGTTGGGTTTGTTCCTGGtacatttgattttgaagaatCCAATTTTGCAGAGAATCGTTCAAACTATCAAAATGATCTGACaataatgaagaaattgaaggaagcAGCCAGTTCTAGATTGAAGAAGTCAAGTTCAAAAGCGGCCAGTAAGAAGAAGTTTGACGATTCCGGTCAACCACGTCTTTCAAAG GTTGCCAACTATTTGAACATCAAGATCCTGCTAGTTCTCACCTGTCAGACTGTGGCTGACATGATCAAAGGAAAGACTTCAGAGGAGATCTGCAAGACCTTCAACATCAAGAATGACTTCACACCAGCAGAGGAGGAGGAGGCCATGAGGGAGAATGCTTGGGCCTTTGAGTAA